The Gossypium hirsutum isolate 1008001.06 chromosome A03, Gossypium_hirsutum_v2.1, whole genome shotgun sequence genome contains the following window.
tagataaaaaaaattatttaggtaccaaagtgataaATGGGTTCAAATTTGGGGCAAATGGTATATTAACCctagatgatatatatataaaagaagaagCACGTTGATTCATGATGACACAGAGAAGAGTGCTATTCATAATGGAGTTTGTGTGCAGTTCTATCTGTACCTTGCATCTAAGATGTCCACGTTTGCATTATGCAAACATCCGTTTTGCTCCTCCTCTTTCACTTcacctttcattttctttctattgttttaaataaaaatgatcttCCAAAGAAGACACTGCTGCAAACCTAGAAACCTTATTCCTTGTTCATGTTATAATTGGTATTGGTATGTTGATTCCTTCTtcctattgtaaaatttttatcatttagtcTCTACTTGATCGGGAGGGAGCATTGAAGTATGTCGGTTTTCTAATGGAAAgttctaactttttctttttgttaaaagGTCTGAATGACTCAATCTGTCACCCTCTGCTCTTTTGGACTTCTTTGTTTTGCATTCAACTTATTACTGTTGTTGTTTTCTGATATTTGTTGAAGTTTTTGAATTAGGGTTTTGCAGAATTGGTAGTGGGggtattaaaaagataaataccaGAGCCAGAAGGAAAAGTCCCATTGAAGCAAGAAGAAGTAAATTACTAATCATAGTTAACATGCAAGAACATTGACAGGGCATTTTGCATACCTCTGGGAGCTTTACCTCGTCTACCACCGTATCTTCCTGCTCCTGTTAGTAGTTTACCATGCCATTGGCTCCGTCTGATCGAATAGCTCTTTTTGACACGTTTCAAACTGGAATTCTAATATTGGTTTCTGGTTTTGTAGACGTTGAAGCTTTTAGCTAAAGTTTCAGTACTCAAAGAGGAGGTCGTTCGGCTCGAAGAGCAGGTCATACACTTTAGGCAGGACTTGTATCAAGAAGTTGTCTGTAAATCATTGTTGAAATGGAAAATGGAGAATTCAGCTGATTGAGAGAGCCTTGTCTGGATAATAGTACTAAATCTCAGCTATCTACAACGTCAACTCGAAATACATGAATGGCAAGGCATTCGAGATCGTTTTCGGGTAAGCCCTTTTGTGGTTTTTAATTCCTCATCTTATGGCATTATCATTTGATGCATATTGGTATCGAAGTAGGCCGTCTTTCAAGGAAAGCTAGTAGTACCTACTGCAGGCTAATATACCAAAGGCTATCTCATGTGGCCCATAGGAGGCCTTAGTTTTCTGAATCAATTTTGTCATTTAATCAATGAGCGGCATGTTAAGGAGCCGTTGCGTAGGCTAGCTCCTGCTCTATCATCTGGTTATGACCTGTTTGGACGCCATTGAATAGCAAATACTAAttgaagttttgaattaaattcgAGCAGTCCAATATCAGTCCTTCACATTTATCCACCACGGCTTGGTAATACATCAGCATTTAGTGATGCAACATTCAAACCCAACTATTCTTATTCTTCTCTGCCCAaaagaagtatatatatatactataggTTGAAATACACCATAAGTCCTATGCCCTtaacaaatttagaatttagtttttattttatttttaggattttagtctctctacttttcagatttcaaaatgcAAGGCCAATTATTaatgtcgtaaccattttttgaaaaacgggaatcgatttggattttgaaaatgaacacaaaagacgggagtcgccaccgatcctttttgactaggtgtgatcgagtcacctcgttaaagtggttgtttttaataaataacttgatttatttaaacaacaattttggtctacgcaaatcaagaaaataggttcgggagtcggttacgcacgagaaaggattagcaccctcgatacgcccaaaattggtacctagttgattaattagtgtcttagtgtcgaagaatGAAAACTTGGAAgacttttgaaatacgatccctctttataaAGAAAATGCTTAAATATTAAAGATCTTCTCGTCTCAAATAtgaaatgtcatatccagtgagttaggacacatcttgaattttcgagagcgagcttgccttttgtaaaatctgtgtattttaaagggtattcgattatttagagtgaacgagagaaatcgaaacccagtaagttagggcacgttttctcgaattttcaaacaccgaatattgcctttattccaaaacaaattcttatttcgagatgacaaaatgtcatacccagtaagttaggacacaacacttCGCATCTTCGAGAATAAGTATTTTCAAAACTcgtataatgatttaaaaaggatatattccgttatttaggttaaatgagaaaagtcgaaacccagtaagttagggcacgattatctCGAATTACCTAATACAGGATAttgcttttatgaaagaattgttTGAATATATTGAGTGACAAAATATAACGTGatttataaaagtaaattttggtattaataATAATGCATAATAATGAGCGTGAcgatatcaaaataataatgtgagcaattacataaaaatgaaataatagcaAGCCTAGTAATGTGTAAATATAGACAAACGCATGAGGAAAATAAAACCATCGAATAAAAATGCATATAACATGACAAAAGAAAAATGGCAATGATGACgaaaacaataataatagcaatagtATAAAACGATAATAATACATATGGTAttgaaatttatataataatggaaacaaaacaaacaaaaaaatatatgatattttaaaaatatacgggatatatatatgaaatgagtacataatagtcataaaaatatacataatagaATGTACAAACAATATGATATTTACAatgtatatgtacataatatatatgatatgtataatattaatatacatgTGCATAATATggagtattatatatatatattagaaggATGTATGTATGATATACAAATGcattaacaaaacaataataccaaaaattaataataatatataaatgtagaCGTATATGTATAGgttaaaaatatatacacatataataatacatacactaacattattattaaatataatggGGGCAAAAATAGATATAACATATACGCGTATAGTATGGTATTTAAATGcgtatacatgaaatatatattgggaataataataatatataaacatataaaatatatatatataagtgttaaatggaaaGTAAAAAGATTACTAAATAATAGTATaaacatgataataataacaatgagaataataaataaaatgataaataatatttagaaaataaaaaagggcaaaaataatataaaaaacgtattaaatatgaaaaagggACTGAATTCGAAACAAAATGAAGATTCGGGGccgattaaaaaataataaaggagaaatggactaatttgaaaacGCGCGCGACTGCGGAGGGccaaaagggaaattttcccGAGCCCTTAAAACGCATCACTGAAGGGAGGGCCAAATCGCAATATGCGACAAACTTCTgggttaatttaaaataaataagaactTGATTGCAAAATGTACAAAAAGCAGAAGGACTCGCAAGCAATTAGACCATGCTTgcaaaaacacgtggatccttcGGGCAGACGGGTCAGGTCGTGGATCGGGTCGctaaacgacgttgttttgggtGCTGAATGCacgccccaaaacgacgtcgtaccGGGGGCCTTTAAaagtcaagtttttttttaaaacttcatttttcattCCTTTCAGCAAAAAAAAGGGCTGAAAACCTCTCTCCCTCTCTCCTTTCTCTACAGCGAGCCCAGAAACAGGCGAAGAGCCGACCGTCCGCCGCTGTGTCATCCACCGTGCCGGCCACCGTACGCGGTGGCCGAAAATCACTCTaggtatgattttttttatatttttttgctgTATtttacacggtggccggaaatcactccatgtatgattttttttatattttttttgctgTATTTTAGTGCttatgaatatgtatgtatataatatttttagtgtaaatcaaacgaaaaaaatatttagaaaatagaTCCGAAAGAGAATAGTTAAACCTTGCCTTGTGCTTCTTTGAACTCCGTTCGATTTTTCGTTGCGACTTTATGCCTATGTTTTCGATCTGTTTTGTTTTTTGGTCtaatgttgcttattatttttactGAAAAATGCCCGAGTGACTACATGGTTTTTGGATTTGGCTTTTAAATAGCCATTACATTTCTTTGTTTTGCTTTATGTCACTTCCCGTTTAATGCTTGCAGGAGCGCAACTTGGACGACGGTGGGGCGGTGCTGCAGGCGTCGGTGGATGGGACAGGGGTCAGAGGCTGAACGGTTAGGGTTTtagattttctttcatttttctttttctattttgtgttTGGGCCATGTGGGTTTAGTGGGTTTTGGGTAGGCTATTTGTGTTGGGTTTGGGATTCTGTTAGGTTTAGTGGGTTGTTTAGTGGGTATTTAGGGGTTAGTGGGTTTTATTTGggccccaaaattgggctgtacagctacccctctttgcttgttgtcgtgtaacgagaacaaagcaaagacttaagaaagaccaattttgcccggtcgctaagtcttgacttctttggtgctcttatTCTTCAGGTAGCTTCATTCCAGTCTACTGCGGCTCGTCACTTTACtccgctccattgcaacttcGGAGAAACAAGACTTGTGATTTGTAGTCTCAATCTGTTCCTtcgcaacttcaaggagataagattcgctagcttcagtctgctccactgcagtTTCAAGGAGGTGAGACATgtgacttcaatctactccgtTGAAACTTCGAGGAGATCTGTTGTGGCTTCTAACCTCTCCAGTGCCATTTcaaggagaagagatttgtaatttctagcctgttaccctacggtttagggggttaaggctcaccattttttatctgctccactattgcttagggaggtAAGATCTataaattcagcctgttaccttctgcttaggggtttaaggctctTTTACCTTCGATCTGTTTCTCTGCTACtgagggagataagatctgcaattctgTCTGTTACCCTACTCCTTAGGGGTTTAAGACCTATCGCATTCGATCTGTTTCCCCAttgcttagggtgataagatcttcaaaattcagcttgttaccctactgcttaggggttaaaGCTCGACCTGTTttcctactgcttaggggtttagatctgtaaattcaacctgttaccctactgcttaggggtttaaggtttgaaaatttggcttgttaccctattgcttaggggGTTGAAGCCCATCActttcgatctgtttccctattGCTTAGGGGGTAAGATCTGTaaatcttcagtctactccactgcgacttcagggagatgagacttGCTGGattcgatctgttccactgcaacttcagggagacaagatccgtaattttcagcctattaccctactgcttagggggctAAGGTCTgtaaatttaacctgttaccctactgcttaggggtttaaggtttggtgaattcactgattctagggacatgacctgtagaatcagctccatgtatttatgcttatgccaaagaattaggatgctatgattaaagtgaatcaaatgctcctaattagataCATTATGAATGATCTATGAATGTATGAATGCAGCATGTTGTGAGCGTGAATCCTTGTTTAGGCTGCCATTActctttgttcatcaaggttcctTCACTGAAATGGTACCCTGTCTTTTTGTTCAGCTCCAATTTGAACAGAAGACCTGAAGAGGTAGTCCCAATTTAAACTCCTTCTTCTCAGATGTTTCCGATCTTTGATTTAGTTAGTTCTAAAAAAATAGTCCTGTTTCATGTTCCtatactatttagaaactttcagagtaatatacaGAACTCTTTTTGCGAAAATGGCTTTAGTCCATTAATCcatcatttcaatgcaaaatgcttgaaaaagatcataaaaaTGACAAAACTGAAATTTATCAGAAACAACATTTGAAGGGAATAGATTAATCACAGTCAACAAACATTGCtggaatacaaaatgaataaaagggaataggtgccccagatatcgcagcgtgAGTTTTTCTGTACTGACTTCTTGAGGACTCTTTTTTTGcccaatatgtgtttaggggatctagagTACTCTTGCAGATGTCCTAAGATGTAACATCTCTCATCCTTGTTAATTTAGGTACCATAAGACCATCacatgccccacctttgatcaaaatttgaatcgccctttacgggttttcaattcaaaatccttttggtctcaaggtgctctttgtgagttttcaccttggcctctctttttttttaggcgAAGTATTTCTTAACCGAATCCGAATTCACGGGATTGGATAAAGTCTTGccatccatttcagccaatatcaatgctccgccagaaaaggctttcttcaccacataaggcccttcccaatttggcatccattttcctctgaagtccttttgtataggcAGGATCTTTTTCAGTACTAGATCTCCTTCGTGGAActctctgggacgaacctttttgttgtaagctcgcaccattcacttttggtacatctgaccatggcgaatagcccgtagcctcttttcttcaatcaaattcaactgatcgtatcgggactggatccattctacttcatccaactttacttctgacaaaactctgagggaaggaatctcgacctcaataggtaaaactacctcaatcccataaactaatgagaaaggcgttgccccagtagaagttctgatagacgttcgataagcatagagggcgaatggtagcttctcatgccaatctttataagtttcTGTCATCTTTCCTacaatcttcttgatgttcttattttCTGCTTCGACTGCACCTTTCATCTTCGGGCAATACGGTGATGAGTTgtgatgtctgatcttgaactaACTGCAGACATCcgctatcgtgctgttgttcaaattcaatgcgttgtcagatatgatcctttccggcattccatatcgacagatgatttcctttttcaggaacttgctaactgctgatttagtgacattggcatatgaagcggcctccacccatttggtgaaataatcgatgaccacaaagatgaaacgatgcccatttgaagcttttggtgaaattggcccaatcacatccatgccccacatcgaAAAAGGCCATCGCGAAGTCATGACATGCAGAGGTGAGGGAGGTAAattaatcttgtctccatagattttgcacttatgacatcttttggcgtagttaatatagtctccttccatggtggaccaataataaccgaacctcataatttgcctggccattgtaaaaccattagcatgtgtcccacagacgccctcatggacttcttccaagattttcttagcctcaatggcgtctacacatcttaatagtacctgatccttccttcttttgtacaggatctccccatctaagacatagtcactggccAGTCTTCTCGACATTCTTTTGTCGTTCTTAGTAGCTTGGTCGGGGTACtcgcgattcttcacatatcgtaggatatcgtggtaccaagggcgatcatcattttcctcttcttctttgaggttgtaacaatgagccggggcctcgtaaatgctcatttggattggTTTCACATCCTCTGGTTGGTTCACCTTAATCATAGAAGCTAAAGTTGCTagggcgtcagccatctgattttcttctcgtgAGAGGTAGTAGAAGataatatcatcaaactctttaattaactcaaggatcaacctccggtaattgatcaatttggggtctcttgtctcccattcacctttgagttgataaatcactagggcagaatctccatatacctctaacaCCTTGATTTTACATTCTATGGCCGCACGtattcccatgatgcatgcttcgtattctgccatattgttcgtACAGTCAAAATTCAATTTACTAGTGAATAGATAATGATCTACGTTCGGGGACACCAAAATTGCCCCGATTCCGTTACCCACGGCatttgatgctccgtcaaagtttagcttccaaagGTGACCTTGagggtcttcttcagtggttgctatgcacattagatcttcatttgggaaatcaaagttcagagGCTCGTAGTCCTCTAGGGCTCTACTGGCTaagaaatctgctatcgcactcccttttacggccttctggttcacatagactatatcgaatTTAGAAAGTAGAATTTACCATcgggccattctcccgttcaaggcAGTCGACTCCATCAAGTACTTCAGAGGATCCATTTTAGAGATCAGCCAAGTTGTATGGTGCAAatgtattgtctcagtcttcgggttgtccaaatcaaggcacagcacaacttttcaatgaacgagtatctcgtctcacactcagtaaacttttttactgaggtaatatatcgctctttctttccttcccgattcatcgtgttggccaagcacgcatcccatagaattttcaaataccgtcaaatacagtatcagtggcttatctggATTAGGTGGTGTCAACACTGGGGCATTAGACAAATATTGCTTAACTTTTTCGAAGGTCTTCTGGCATTCCTCGTCCCAACCACCagggttgtgtttcttaaggagacggaatatggggtcacatttctcggttagttgtgaaataaaccaagcgatgtaatttagtcttcctaggaatcctcgaacttccttctgagtgcgtggtggaggtaactcttgtatggctttgactttgtctgggtcaatctcaatcccttttcCACTGACCACGAATCTTAGCAGTTTTCCTGACCTGACTCCGAAGGTACATTTTACGGGATTGAGTTTCAACaggaattttctcaacctcaaaaataatttcctcaagacttgcacatgctcttcttctgtccgagatttggcgatcatgtcgtcgacatagacttcaatttctttatgcatcatatcatgaaatagggttaccatggctctctgatatgttgctcctgcatttttcaatccgaatggcattactttatagcaaaaggttccccacatggtcacaaatgtagttttattcatgtcttcaggatgtatcttgatctgattgtaccccgagaaaccatccatgaaggagaagagtgagtaacctgccgtgttgtccactaaggtgtcgatatgaggcaacgggaaattatctttcgggctggccttgtttaagtctctgtagtctacacacatccgtacctttccatcttttttagggacggggacgatgttggctacccattccgagtacttaactacttgtaagaaaccagcatcaaattgcttcttgactcctcttttatcttcaacagaACATCGGGCCGCATCCTTTGAAGctttgctgaactggcttgcattcttctttgatggggagtctatgtaccacaatgtcagtacttagcccaggcatatcttgatatgaccatgcaaagacatctttaaactcttggagtaactcaataaggtcccGCTTTGTCTCTATGGTGATGCAAGCTCCGATCTTTACTTCTCTCCTTTCTAGTTCATCTCCCAAGTTTACGACTTCTATGGTCTCTTTGtggggtagaatctgtttctcctcgtgttctaccattcttaacaaatcagggGATAAGTTACAGTCTCCATCATCTTCAAAGTCTTGGGATCCCTCCagacacatatctcgctcaaaaggagattctgaattAGTAACAACGTCACTcgcatcattgatatctggagacctgttgtaggtGTGAAGGAAGATGCAAAGAACAAGAGAATCTAAGAACAATGATATGtttggtatgatcatgaatgaaagaataaaagaatatttgtacggaataagtcaaaaggatgcatttcattgaaataacgatttcgAACATCAACCTATTTCACAAAATGACACTTggtactcctaggcctagagcaataagtgtgttttggacagtactctgagttagttctaaagactacaggaatctcttctgcagtccaattattcagaacacttcccGGCTCATAGGGGCGAATGCTTGACAAATTCTCTACCCCCGtcccttcttcatatgtggcgttGATGTCCAAACTCTCCATCATTCCTTCCAAGATTTCCTTTCCAGACGTCTTCCGCTCGGAGTGAATGACCCCTCCAGACACAAAAGTCTTCGATATATGGGGGaagatcattggttcccattCGATTTCACCTCCGCTCAATCGCACtctccttctttcttgcttcttctcgagttctttctttctttgtttcatgtccagcttaaaccctaacccaaaacaGTCTTGTTTGTCCTTCATCCTTGGTACATTaatccttccctggaggtatctcCCGAGTCCTTCCGGGTAGAGCCCCCTTTCCAACAGTTAACCGTAGTCCCATTCTTGTAGTCTCAGATAACCTAGGCATTGGAATCTTATTTCCTTCGATGATGAACGTCGCGttcacaaactccaaagatcgaaaagAGCACTCGATCGCTTCATCATTTGTCTCCAGATATGGGGCATCACTGGTTATTGCAGCGATGATGTCCTCTTCAGCATTGATTGTTACTAACCGACCTTTGGTcactaatttcaacttttgatgcagcgatgaagggactgcccccgctgagtgtatccatggcctccccaataggcaattgtacGAAGGCTTAATGTCCATGACCAAGAGATCTACCTCGTATGTACTCGGCCCGATTAAGAGGGGTACTTCAATTCTCCCCATTACCCTCCTTttcgtgccatcaaatgctctcactacactttggcatgtcttcatatgggaactatcCACTGGCAACCTACTCAGCGTAGAGAGGGGTAGGACATTCAGTGCagacccattgtcaatcaatacccccGGTAACGTGTACCCTTTACAGCGAGTCGTGATATGCAAAGCTTTAGTTGATCCTCGGCCCCCTGGCGGTACCTCATcgtcattgaagaatatgaagttgTCGGCATTTATATTATTGACTAAGCGGTCTAGTTTGTTTACAGAGATAtcgttagcaacataagtttcattcagcaccttcatcaatgcgcTGCGATGAGTTTCAGAACTTAAAAGTAAGGCCAGTACCGATATACgcgctggctgtttgtgcaactgttctacgacactatattcgctgtgctttaggaattttaagaattcctttgCTTCTTTTTTAGTCACTGATTCATTAACAGTTGGTTCATGCCCCGCcggcttctctttcttttgctcaattgctaatgatttttctttaacctGCTCGACTTTTGTATTTGGGGTATAACGCCTTCTGCTGCACGTATAAAAATGTTCGCCTTGAACTTCCTCTGATGCATTAATCGGGGTCTCCTCTCCCAGGAATGTCACATTGCAGCTATAGTTCCACGGTACCCTTTTGCTATCTTTATAAGGAAAAGCAACGGGCTTTTGGATCACGACCTTTGGCGCAACTCGTGCCCCAGCTTCATTCATTCTCGGACGTGATATGATAACCACTGGGTGGTTGACTTTGTGAACATCCTTCATCGACCCCTCTTCGGAGGCACACACATCTGTTTCTCCTGGGCTCCCGACATATTTGAAGAAttccagctccttattatccatcaatccttGTATTAAAGCCCTGAATTGGCTGCATTTTTTGATCTCGTGATCCTCTTGATTGTGGAACTCACAATAATTCTTCGCTTCTCGAGGCCTGACCCTCAAATTCTGTGCTATCAAACCTCTTTctaccattttcttccatacttCTTTCAACGGGGTATTCACTTCTGCAATATTCATCTTAATTTATTTCCCCGAACTCTCAATTATCGCATTTATTCCCTTATCCCCAGGGTTAGGTAATGGATTCTCTACACTGGAtgtatcatcaaatttca
Protein-coding sequences here:
- the LOC107887038 gene encoding uncharacterized protein isoform X3, whose product is MARHSRSFSASPETGEEPTVRRCVIHRAGHRTRWPKITLGAQLGRRWGGAAGVGGWDRGQRLNASPETGEEPIVRRRVVHRAGHRRRWPEIAPGAQLERRWGGAAGVGGWDWGQRLNG